The following coding sequences are from one Seonamhaeicola sp. ML3 window:
- a CDS encoding GIY-YIG nuclease family protein, producing the protein MKKYYVYILKCNDNTFYTGITSNLEKRLVQHKAGFDPNSYTFKRRPIKLVWNQDFFDPNQAIVFEKKIKKWSKAKKKALIKGDFDLLPTLSECKNDSHYKNKGLDSARPDKNHPN; encoded by the coding sequence TTGAAAAAATATTACGTGTATATACTAAAATGTAACGATAATACCTTTTATACAGGTATTACATCAAATTTAGAAAAACGCTTAGTTCAACATAAAGCTGGATTTGACCCCAATTCTTATACCTTCAAAAGAAGACCAATAAAATTAGTTTGGAATCAAGATTTTTTTGACCCAAATCAGGCCATAGTTTTTGAGAAAAAAATAAAGAAATGGAGTAAAGCCAAAAAGAAAGCTCTAATTAAGGGTGATTTTGACTTGTTACCCACACTCTCGGAGTGTAAAAATGATTCGCACTACAAAAATAAAGGTCTCGACTCCGCTCGACCTGACAAGAACCACCCTAATTAA
- a CDS encoding 3'-5' exonuclease, whose amino-acid sequence MISKINLENILFLDIETVPEHQYFSDLDEDKQALWESKSKYQRKEDYTAEEFYQRAGIWAEFGKIVCISVGYFNMQGDLRKFRVTSFYGDEVTILKDFKNLLITHFSQNKHLLCAHNGKEFDFPYIARRMIINNIELPYKLNLFGKKPWEVPHLDTLELWKFGDYKTYTSLKLLTNVLGIPSPKDDIDGSEVYGVFYKENNIDRIIQYCEKDTIAVAQIFLRFQGEEILNDDEIIHI is encoded by the coding sequence ATGATTTCTAAAATAAACCTTGAAAACATACTATTCTTAGATATTGAAACCGTTCCAGAACATCAATATTTCTCTGATTTAGATGAAGACAAGCAGGCCCTCTGGGAAAGTAAATCTAAATACCAAAGGAAAGAGGATTATACCGCCGAAGAGTTTTACCAACGTGCTGGCATTTGGGCCGAATTTGGTAAAATAGTTTGTATTTCGGTAGGGTATTTTAATATGCAAGGTGATTTAAGAAAGTTCAGGGTAACCTCCTTTTATGGAGACGAGGTAACTATTTTAAAAGATTTCAAAAATCTCTTGATAACACACTTTAGCCAGAATAAACATTTACTTTGTGCTCATAACGGAAAAGAATTCGACTTTCCATACATTGCACGCCGCATGATTATTAACAACATTGAGTTACCTTACAAGCTAAACCTTTTTGGCAAAAAACCATGGGAAGTGCCACATTTGGATACTTTAGAATTATGGAAATTTGGTGATTATAAAACCTATACATCCTTGAAACTATTAACCAATGTTCTGGGAATTCCTTCTCCTAAAGATGATATTGACGGCAGCGAAGTTTATGGTGTGTTTTACAAAGAAAACAATATTGACAGAATTATCCAGTATTGTGAAAAAGATACGATTGCCGTAGCTCAAATCTTCTTAAGATTTCAAGGGGAGGAAATATTAAATGACGATGAAATTATTCATATATAA